A segment of the Candidatus Zixiibacteriota bacterium genome:
ACGTTTCTTGCCCGCCTCCAGGAAATCTTTGCTCCATCGATAATACAGAATACTGACGATCCCTTCCCGACGACATAGCTCGGATATGCTGACTTCCCCCTTAAGCCCTTCCAGAACAATGCGAATCTTCTCCTCGGTGGAATACTTACGTCTCGTCTTACGACGAATCTCTCTGACTACTGATTCAGGACTCTGGTTTCTGTTGGCACTCATAACTAACTCCTCTCTGACATACCAAATCTACAAAACCTTCGTGTTCACTTTTGGCTGAAACGACACAACCCGATAGTCAATAAATCATATTCTTCGTTTATTTGTAGGTCCGCACGGTTGATTGCCATCAAGAGATATTACTGATTAAGGCTTGATAATCTACTCGCAATGAGTATAATGATTCTGAAAAAGATTTATTTATTCTTGATTTTGATAAACGGATCGGGAATAGTGCGTGTCGTAGATTAGATATTGGGTCTTATCGATAAAGGATCAACCATATGGACAAAATCGCTCTCATAGCGTTCATAGCCAAAGCACACAGACATACCTATGCGGCCACAGAAAAAATACGGAAACAACATTTGTGCGAGATTCCGGTATCGCAAGGTCATACGGATCATGAGTATTCTGAGGGTGACTTGAGATATCATGATTCTTATGCGGGAAGTATCTGGGCTCCCGGAAGAGAGGTTGTCTTCTATAAAGAAGATCCTATCTGGTGTATGGCATATCAAGGACAAAATAATTCGGAGTATGGTGAACAGTTTTTTCAAGAACAGGCATTCCCTTTTCTAAAAAGTGCTTTAATGAATTTTGAGGATGGTACTCCATTTCGAGGGCCAAGAGAGTTCTCTGAGGGCGATTTTAGGTATACATTTGAAGTGCATGGAGGTTACGATTATTTCAAAGGCCAAGAGAGAATTTTCTACAAGGGAGACAGTGTCTTTTTTCAAGACGTTATGGGCTCATTAATACGATAGGCATGCTGTTATGGTTGCCAACTTCCCCTATCGTGTTGGCGCCCATCTATGATAACATACACCTCTTTCTAACATTTTTCTAACAGAATTAGCCAAAATAGTAGATAATAAGAGAAAACACCAGACAAAAGGCTCAAGCTAAGTTGTTGCTATTATTACCTGTTAGTGTCTGATGCTTTCTACTGTTTGGACTTCTGTACAGGCTCATAACCCGAAGCTTGCTAATTAAATGCAAATCGATTTTTTCAATGGTCTGGTAATCAATGCACTATTATTGTGCCCAAAAAACAAGATGAAATATTTGAAACCTTCATGCTTTCCGCCCGTAATTATGATTAAGTTGTTCTAGTTTACAGAACAATTGGAGTAAAAGAGATATGAAATGGCTTTCAAGAAAAGAAAAACTGGTTTTGCACGGGAGGAGCATGTATGATGAGGCTATAAGATTACTGCGTTTGAACATCAATGAGCATCCAGAATCGGATTTTAACTGGGCCAACTTTGACGGTATTGGACAGGCGCATTTGGAACTTCGGGATACCACAAGAAGTATCGAGAACTTTCGAACGTCCCTGCAGTTGAATCCGGACAACACAAACGCTGCAAAGATTCTTGAGCAACTCGATGACAACTGATACAATTTCACAGCCGCGCCAGTTTACGGGCAATTCATTATTACGTTGCCCCAGCTTCATAAATTGCCCCTTCGAAATTGATGATTGTGGAATCAAGACCATCTTCCGTCAGCAGAACAATGAGCTTTTCTGCCTGGTCGCTCCTGTCGGCCATGTTAAAGAAAAAAGATCTTAGAAGGAAACAACATGAAAACCACGTTGAAAATACTCGCCGTACTCGTTTTCGCAATGGGAGCCCTGGCTGCTATTGGCTTTTTCAGTGGAATCATTTCAACGGGCAATTCTGGATGCGGTGTCACAGTTTTGCCCGCCACAACACATGCTACTGTCGTCGATGCCTCCTATTTGCGAGCGTTGACTTTTATGGAGGCGGTAGAATCGTTTGTGTTGAATCCCCCGGCGCGGGCTTCTTTCACCCACGACCAACAAGCATATCTCCGCGCCCTGGAATCGGTTGAATCGGCCCACTATTATGAAGCCGAGCCGTTGTTCTCTGAACTTCTGACCAGCGAGGATTCAACGGTGCGAAACTTGAGTCGGAAATCACTCGTAGAGATGTTTTGGGTTCAACAGAGATGGGAAGATCTCGTATCGTGGGCCCGCTCTGATCCAACGCTCATCAGCGATTCGATTCTCGAAGAGGGCGACCTGGTCTGTGCGCGTGCTTTTGAAACTTTCCCCCGGGAGGAGTATCGGATACCACCGGCACCGTTCACCCTTGCCACGTCCACTATCCCATCCGGACATGTAATGGTGGAAGTTGAGATTAACGGCCACAAGAAACAGTTCGCCCTTGATACTGGAGCCGATCTCACTGTAGTTACTGATGATATCGTTGAAGAATGCGGCGTAGAGGTGATGGATCAAGTCGCCGAATCCGGTACCTCGACCGAAGCGACCGTCGAATTCCGCCCCGGAATGATTCGCGAAATGCGCGTCGGTGACATCCTGGTGAAGAACCATCCAGTGTATGTGATGAATGGGGATGATTTCGAATTCTCGGTGGCCGGCGTCACGATTATTGACATCGATGGAATCATCGGCCTGCCATTCTATATGAAACTGGCGGTTACTCAGGACTTTGGTGCGGAACAAATCACGTTCGCTCGTCCGGAGGCGTCTGCGAAAAACAACATAAACCTCTTCTGGTTCGGTTCCCCGTTAGTTCGGCTTACCAGTGATAATGGCGTGCCCTTGGTCTTCTATCTGGACACCGGCGCCAACAGAACGAGAATTACGCGGCGCTTTATCGACCAGCTTTCAATTACGCGAGCGCGGACTATCACCGCCGAAGCCATGGGCGCGGGTGGCTCACAGGAATACGAGGCACTGGTGGTTGACAGCGTTTGGTTGTTGCTTGGTACGCACTCGATCTTTTTCGAGAAAGTGCGTACTCAGATCAACGATTCGTACGGCACCGTAATATCAGAGGATGGCCTTATGGGAATCGACGTGGCCTCAGGCGGTGCAATGCATATTGACTTTTCTAATGGCCGCTTGGATCTTAGTTTCTCCAAGAACAGGTCCGAATAGGACGGACTGGATGATCTTGGCATGCCCGTGCCAGACAATAAGGGTCTGTTGCTGATCCTGACAAGTTGCGCTGAAGGCGGTTTCGATGTAGACTCAGAAAACACCGAAGTAGGCAGTCTAAGAGCGGTTATAGCCAGCGACTTCAGCGGTGATAGTGTGATAGACATTGTGATAGCCAGTGACACTAAGGCGTATGTCATCAGACAATTTGGATACGAGTAGTTAGAATTTAAGCCATAGTCTGTCTTTCGGCAATGGTTTTTTTATATTCTCTTTTCCTCTTTTTCATCGTTCTTTCTTTAATTCTATTTCTTTCCTTCTGTATCCGCACGGTGAAAAACGACAACACCGTCGCCCACAACAAAAAGCTCTACCAGATTAAGGAAAAGGTTATATCCCGGAAGGTGATCGTGGAAGAGAGGTTTAATGGCTCTTTACATATCAGCCACGGTGGGGGTCAGTCTGAAGTACCGGGAAATCTTGGAAAGATCGACTTGGAGGAGGTCGCTAAATTTGAAATCTATTGCACGAATGAAGATGGATGCTCAATTAACAAAATAGGACATTTCCATTTTGCCTTGACAATTTTTGTTTGCTGTCTTGACTTTTGGGAGGGCAGAGAATATCTTTTATGGTTTTGAAAGAATTCGGGAGATTTTTTTGACATGGCTGAA
Coding sequences within it:
- a CDS encoding aspartyl protease family protein, which gives rise to MKTTLKILAVLVFAMGALAAIGFFSGIISTGNSGCGVTVLPATTHATVVDASYLRALTFMEAVESFVLNPPARASFTHDQQAYLRALESVESAHYYEAEPLFSELLTSEDSTVRNLSRKSLVEMFWVQQRWEDLVSWARSDPTLISDSILEEGDLVCARAFETFPREEYRIPPAPFTLATSTIPSGHVMVEVEINGHKKQFALDTGADLTVVTDDIVEECGVEVMDQVAESGTSTEATVEFRPGMIREMRVGDILVKNHPVYVMNGDDFEFSVAGVTIIDIDGIIGLPFYMKLAVTQDFGAEQITFARPEASAKNNINLFWFGSPLVRLTSDNGVPLVFYLDTGANRTRITRRFIDQLSITRARTITAEAMGAGGSQEYEALVVDSVWLLLGTHSIFFEKVRTQINDSYGTVISEDGLMGIDVASGGAMHIDFSNGRLDLSFSKNRSE
- a CDS encoding DUF5680 domain-containing protein; its protein translation is MDKIALIAFIAKAHRHTYAATEKIRKQHLCEIPVSQGHTDHEYSEGDLRYHDSYAGSIWAPGREVVFYKEDPIWCMAYQGQNNSEYGEQFFQEQAFPFLKSALMNFEDGTPFRGPREFSEGDFRYTFEVHGGYDYFKGQERIFYKGDSVFFQDVMGSLIR